A stretch of Malus sylvestris chromosome 11, drMalSylv7.2, whole genome shotgun sequence DNA encodes these proteins:
- the LOC126590453 gene encoding uncharacterized protein LOC126590453, producing MQIDYLYCILVHSNIFCLGMDKDNILNATQEPKGRRRKWEAFEEEVLLSVLEDFVARKQQCDTGAFKQGTLIEIVKAVNVLCPHSNIKATPHIESKLKKWKKTYSMVVDMINTSGFAWNDVKKCVEVDSDDAWQTYVQKNKEADGWRSKPFPLYDRFAYIFGKDRVTGNVAETPAEMVEEQSHDQVGASDIGGENFVSSMNEQSQQSIPSENSQQKRKRGVGSSSDGTETIISGLKEFYVESGKRMQMVTEALVQGTADHSDIANELEEMGYDL from the exons atgcaaattgattatttgtattgtattttagtacattcaaatattttttgtttaggtatggataaagacaatattttgaatgctactcaagagccaaaaggaagaaggcgtaaatgggaagcatttgaggaagaagtattactatccgttcttgaggattttgttgctcggaagcaacagtgtgacaccggtgctttcaaacaaggtactttgATTGAAATAGTGAAAgctgtcaatgttttatgtcctcATTCCAATATAAAGGcaactccacatattgagtcaaagttgaagaaatggaaaaaaacatatagtatggtcgttgacatgataaacacaagtggatttgcatggaatgatgtcaaaaagtgcgttgaagttgatagtgatgacgcatggcaaacttatgtgcag aaaaataaagaagccgatggatggagaagcaaaccTTTTCCACTGTATGAtcgatttgcatatatatttggaaaagatcgggttacgggtaatgtagccgaaacccctgctgaaatggtggaggaacaaagtcatgatcaAGTTGGTGCAAGTGATAttggaggtgaaaattttgtttcttcaatgaacgaacaaagccaacaaagcatcccatctgaaaatagccaacaaaagaggaaaagaggtgtgggaagttcaagtgatggaaccgagacaattatcagtggactgaaagaattttatgttgaaagtgggaagaggatgcaaatggtaactgaagctttagttcaaggtactgcagaTCATAGTGACATAGCTAACGAACTTGAAGAAATGG GTTATgacttataa